One Streptococcus gallolyticus subsp. gallolyticus DSM 16831 DNA window includes the following coding sequences:
- the argH gene encoding argininosuccinate lyase: MATENHKLWGGRFEAGLEKWVEEFGASISFDQKMAEFDLKGSIAHVTMLGETGIIAKDEAAQIKEGLEELLAEYRAGKIEFDVSNEDIHMNMESLLTAKIGPVAGKLHTARSRNDQVATDMHLYLKAKLDEVIEKLGNLRQTLADLADEHVYTIMPGYTHLQHAQPISFGHHLMAYYNMFTRDSERFEFNVKHTDISPLGAAALAGTTFPIDREMTAELMGFAKPYSNSLDAVSDRDFILEFLANSSILMMHMSRICEEIISWCSNEFKFVTLSDTFSTGSSIMPQKKNPDMAELIRGKSGRVYGNLFGLLTVMKSLPLAYNKDLQEDKEGMFDTVETITVAIDILAGMLKTMTVNKEHMAESTEKDFSNATELADYLASKGLPFRQAHEIVGKLVLECTKAGYYLQDVPFERYQEISDLIDEDIYETLKSHTAVERRHSLGGTGFDQVKWQIKEAKNSLKATH; this comes from the coding sequence ATGGCAACAGAAAATCATAAATTATGGGGCGGGCGTTTTGAAGCTGGTCTTGAAAAATGGGTTGAAGAATTTGGGGCATCGATTTCTTTTGACCAAAAAATGGCAGAATTTGATTTGAAAGGCTCAATTGCTCACGTGACCATGCTTGGTGAAACAGGCATTATTGCAAAAGACGAAGCTGCGCAAATCAAAGAAGGTCTTGAAGAATTGCTTGCAGAATACAGGGCTGGAAAAATTGAATTTGATGTGTCAAACGAAGATATTCACATGAATATGGAAAGTCTCTTGACTGCTAAAATCGGTCCTGTGGCTGGAAAATTGCATACGGCGCGTTCACGTAATGACCAAGTGGCAACTGATATGCACTTGTACTTAAAAGCTAAGCTTGATGAAGTGATTGAAAAGCTTGGCAATTTGCGTCAAACGTTGGCGGACTTGGCTGATGAGCATGTCTATACTATCATGCCAGGTTATACACATTTGCAACACGCACAGCCGATTTCATTTGGGCATCACTTAATGGCGTATTATAATATGTTTACGCGTGATAGTGAACGTTTTGAATTTAATGTGAAACATACGGATATATCACCGCTTGGTGCGGCTGCTCTTGCTGGAACAACTTTTCCAATTGACCGTGAGATGACAGCGGAGCTTATGGGCTTTGCCAAACCTTACAGCAATTCACTTGATGCAGTGTCTGACCGTGATTTTATCTTGGAATTTTTGGCAAATAGTTCTATTTTGATGATGCATATGAGCCGTATTTGTGAAGAAATCATCAGCTGGTGCTCAAATGAATTTAAGTTTGTGACGCTTTCAGATACGTTCTCAACAGGTTCATCAATCATGCCGCAAAAGAAAAATCCTGATATGGCAGAATTGATTCGCGGAAAATCTGGTCGTGTTTACGGTAATCTTTTTGGGCTTTTGACGGTTATGAAGTCTTTGCCTTTGGCTTACAATAAAGATTTGCAAGAAGATAAAGAAGGCATGTTTGATACGGTTGAAACCATTACGGTGGCTATTGATATTTTGGCTGGTATGCTTAAAACCATGACGGTCAATAAAGAGCATATGGCTGAATCAACTGAAAAAGATTTTTCAAATGCAACTGAATTGGCTGATTATCTCGCAAGTAAAGGGCTTCCGTTCCGTCAAGCTCATGAAATCGTTGGTAAATTAGTATTAGAATGTACTAAAGCTGGCTATTATTTGCAAGACGTGCCGTTTGAACGTTACCAAGAAATTTCTGATTTGATTGATGAGGACATTTATGAAACTCTTAAATCACACACCGCTGTTGAGCGTCGCCATTCTCTTGGTGGGACTGGATTTGACCAAGTCAAATGGCAAATTAAAGAAGCCAAAAACAGTCTAAAAGCGACCCATTAA
- a CDS encoding argininosuccinate synthase, producing the protein MSKEKVILAYSGGLDTSVAITWLMKDYDVVAVCMDVGEGKDLDFIHDKALKVGAVESYVLDVKDEFAEEYVLPALQAHAYYEQKYPLVSALSRPVISKKLVEIAHKTGATTIAHGCTGKGNDQVRFEVAIAALDPNLKVIAPVREWKWSREEEIEYAKANGVPVPADLDNPYSVDQNLWGRANECGVLENPWNQAPEDAFGITTSPEEAPDTPEFVDIEFKEGKPVALNGEELKLADLIQKLNTIAGKHGVGRIDHVENRLVGIKSREIYECPGAITLLTAHKEIEDITLVREVSHFKPILENELSNLIYNALWFSPATEAIIAYIKETQKVVNGTAKVKLYKGHAQVVARKSPNSLYDENLATYTSADSFDQDAAVGFIKLWGLPTQVNSQVNNK; encoded by the coding sequence ATGTCAAAAGAAAAAGTTATCCTTGCTTACTCGGGTGGTCTTGATACTTCAGTTGCCATTACTTGGCTCATGAAAGATTATGATGTTGTTGCTGTTTGTATGGACGTCGGCGAAGGTAAAGACCTTGATTTTATTCATGATAAAGCTCTTAAAGTCGGTGCGGTTGAATCTTACGTCCTTGACGTTAAAGATGAATTTGCTGAGGAATATGTGCTTCCAGCACTTCAAGCTCACGCTTACTACGAACAAAAATACCCATTGGTATCAGCGCTTAGCCGTCCAGTCATTTCTAAAAAATTGGTTGAAATTGCTCATAAAACTGGTGCGACTACTATTGCTCACGGATGTACTGGTAAAGGTAATGACCAAGTTCGTTTTGAAGTGGCAATCGCTGCGCTTGATCCAAACTTGAAAGTTATTGCTCCAGTTCGTGAATGGAAATGGTCTCGTGAAGAAGAAATTGAATACGCTAAAGCAAACGGTGTGCCAGTTCCTGCTGACCTTGACAATCCATATTCAGTTGACCAAAACCTTTGGGGGCGTGCTAATGAATGTGGTGTCCTTGAAAATCCATGGAATCAAGCACCAGAGGATGCTTTTGGTATCACAACTTCTCCAGAAGAAGCTCCAGATACACCAGAATTTGTTGATATTGAATTTAAAGAAGGAAAACCAGTTGCACTTAACGGCGAAGAGCTAAAATTGGCAGACCTTATCCAAAAATTAAACACAATCGCTGGTAAACACGGTGTTGGACGTATTGACCATGTTGAAAACCGTTTGGTTGGCATCAAATCACGTGAAATTTACGAATGCCCAGGTGCTATCACACTTTTGACAGCTCACAAAGAAATCGAAGACATCACATTGGTACGTGAAGTTTCTCATTTCAAACCAATTCTTGAAAATGAATTGTCAAACCTTATCTACAATGCTTTGTGGTTTAGCCCTGCGACAGAAGCTATCATTGCTTACATCAAAGAAACACAAAAAGTGGTTAACGGTACTGCTAAAGTTAAACTTTACAAAGGTCATGCTCAAGTTGTGGCTCGTAAATCACCAAACTCACTTTACGACGAAAACTTGGCAACTTACACATCAGCTGACAGCTTTGACCAAGACGCAGCCGTAGGCTTCATCAAACTTTGGGGACTACCAACCCAAGTTAATTCACAAGTAAACAATAAATAA
- a CDS encoding ryptide export MFS transporter — protein sequence MTKAFWRLLVSQSVANLADVFFRVVIIANIFVLSGSILATSMAPILIGLSSFVASFLVPLVTRKIALNKVLLLTQGGKTVIFLLLVLLFYRFGNVSLLFLYVFIILISLLDGFAAPVSHAIIPQYATDLGKANAALSMSDESIQLVGWGLGGLLFAIMGLRTSMIIILVMFIISTIVMCFLLLVDIEKVESETSFETLTKGWFLVIKHPQLRFLVQANLLEILANTIWVSSVILVFVTDILHQTESYWGYANSAYSLGILLGGFLVFRLSEKILNYKWQSMFFSLLAMAIVTLCIIQVPKANYFLIFSALTGFLSQLKEISESVMLQESVDDYNLVNVYSVFEVISTLAFSCFVFLIGLITDYFGVLTGFWLAIVCLILESILVFINRSKLIK from the coding sequence GTGACTAAAGCGTTTTGGAGATTATTGGTTTCACAATCTGTGGCAAATTTGGCAGATGTTTTCTTTAGAGTGGTTATCATTGCAAATATATTTGTTTTATCAGGGTCGATATTAGCAACTTCAATGGCACCTATCTTGATTGGTCTATCATCTTTTGTGGCTAGTTTTCTAGTGCCGTTAGTTACACGGAAGATTGCTCTAAATAAGGTACTTTTGTTAACACAAGGTGGTAAAACGGTTATTTTTCTGCTTTTAGTGCTTTTATTTTATCGTTTTGGAAATGTTTCTCTCCTATTTCTCTATGTTTTTATCATTTTGATTTCGTTATTAGATGGATTTGCGGCACCAGTTTCTCATGCTATTATTCCACAATATGCGACTGATTTAGGAAAAGCAAATGCTGCTCTATCCATGAGTGATGAGAGTATTCAATTAGTTGGCTGGGGGCTGGGTGGGCTTTTATTTGCGATAATGGGCTTGCGCACTAGTATGATAATTATTCTGGTAATGTTTATTATTTCCACAATCGTGATGTGTTTTTTGCTGTTAGTTGACATAGAAAAAGTAGAATCTGAAACAAGCTTTGAAACCCTAACAAAAGGTTGGTTTTTAGTCATTAAGCACCCGCAATTAAGGTTTTTAGTACAAGCAAATCTTTTAGAAATTTTAGCGAATACCATATGGGTATCATCAGTTATTTTGGTTTTTGTGACTGATATTTTGCATCAAACAGAAAGTTATTGGGGCTATGCGAACTCAGCTTATTCTTTGGGGATTTTATTAGGAGGATTTCTCGTTTTTCGTTTATCTGAAAAAATTCTCAACTATAAATGGCAAAGTATGTTTTTTTCTTTACTTGCTATGGCTATCGTAACACTTTGCATTATTCAAGTTCCAAAAGCGAATTACTTTCTGATTTTTTCTGCATTAACAGGTTTCTTGTCGCAACTCAAAGAAATTTCCGAAAGTGTTATGCTTCAGGAGTCTGTTGATGATTATAACTTAGTAAATGTTTATTCTGTTTTTGAGGTCATTTCTACGCTTGCTTTTTCATGCTTTGTATTTTTAATAGGCTTAATAACCGATTATTTCGGAGTGCTAACGGGTTTTTGGTTAGCTATAGTTTGTTTGATTTTAGAAAGCATACTCGTTTTTATCAATAGAAGTAAGCTAATTAAATAA
- a CDS encoding potassium transporter Trk translates to MLRIILFIFAPVIAYHLCLLLLPSVIDWLYIIYNILLMISLWFAAYFIGEIKKDDI, encoded by the coding sequence ATGCTTAGAATTATATTATTTATTTTTGCGCCAGTAATTGCTTATCATCTCTGCTTGTTGCTCTTGCCGAGTGTTATTGATTGGTTGTACATCATTTATAATATTTTATTGATGATTTCACTTTGGTTTGCCGCTTATTTTATTGGAGAAATCAAAAAAGATGATATTTAA
- a CDS encoding CynX/NimT family MFS transporter, producing MKKDYSSFFVPGIILVGAVLRIPFTTIPTVLSYVADGLGVSVNSLGILTSIPLIMFAFCSSLAPRLADKFGLEKLFTMVLIAMFIGSSMRVINLPSLYLGTMIIGVSIAMMNVLLPSVILANQPLRIGLLTTVYTTAMGLASSVASSVAVPIVKMTSWKGLILLLSFLILLALVVWFPNTFHNHVTEKDEEAHVGSLWKNKRALALLVFGGLQSLLFYTGMTWLPTMASQAGVSSEAAGILASIYSLISLPFSLTIPTLATNLSSKNRKIMLAIVSACGIIGTGMLLFQSSNFVYWLLVNVLIGIAVSALFPYLLVAFSMKSHTPSQTAQLSGMVQSGGYFLAAFGPTLFGYSFDLFGSWKVAALCLFICTIIMAVALFYTERFEKIL from the coding sequence ATGAAAAAAGATTATTCGAGCTTTTTTGTTCCTGGTATCATCTTAGTGGGAGCTGTTTTGCGGATTCCATTTACAACGATACCAACGGTTTTGAGCTATGTTGCGGACGGTTTGGGCGTTTCGGTCAATTCACTAGGGATTCTAACGAGTATTCCGTTGATTATGTTTGCTTTTTGTTCGTCTTTGGCACCGCGCTTGGCAGATAAATTTGGGCTTGAAAAATTATTCACCATGGTTTTGATTGCCATGTTTATCGGCTCAAGTATGCGCGTGATTAATTTACCAAGTCTTTATCTCGGTACTATGATTATTGGGGTTAGTATTGCCATGATGAACGTTTTACTACCAAGCGTTATCTTGGCTAATCAACCGTTGCGTATTGGGCTTTTGACGACTGTTTATACGACAGCTATGGGCTTAGCTTCTTCGGTCGCTTCATCTGTGGCTGTGCCAATTGTCAAGATGACATCATGGAAAGGCTTGATTTTACTTCTTAGTTTCTTGATTTTGCTTGCTTTGGTGGTCTGGTTTCCAAATACATTCCACAATCATGTGACTGAAAAGGATGAAGAAGCACACGTTGGGTCGCTTTGGAAAAATAAGCGTGCGCTGGCATTGCTTGTTTTTGGTGGTTTGCAATCTCTTCTTTTTTACACAGGAATGACTTGGTTACCAACAATGGCAAGTCAAGCTGGTGTATCAAGCGAAGCAGCAGGTATCTTGGCTTCTATTTATTCATTGATTAGTTTGCCATTTTCATTGACAATTCCAACTTTAGCCACTAATTTATCGTCTAAGAATCGTAAAATCATGTTAGCGATTGTTTCTGCTTGTGGTATCATCGGAACTGGTATGCTGTTATTCCAATCAAGCAACTTTGTCTATTGGTTGCTTGTTAATGTTTTAATCGGAATTGCTGTTAGCGCCCTTTTCCCATATCTGCTTGTCGCTTTCTCAATGAAATCTCATACGCCAAGCCAAACCGCTCAATTATCTGGTATGGTACAATCAGGAGGTTACTTCCTAGCAGCCTTTGGACCAACACTGTTTGGTTATAGCTTTGATCTCTTTGGTTCATGGAAAGTAGCAGCCCTTTGCCTATTCATCTGTACGATTATCATGGCAGTGGCTTTGTTCTACACCGAACGTTTTGAAAAAATACTATAA
- the gltX gene encoding glutamate--tRNA ligase — translation MPKKIRVRYAPSPTGLLHIGNARTALFNYLYARHHGGDFVIRIEDTDRKRHVEDGERSQLENLKWLGMDWDESPQTHEKYRQSERLDIYQKYIDQLLAEGKAYKSYVTEEELAAERERQEAAGETPRYINEFLGMSEDEKAAYIAEREAKGIVPTVRLAVNESGIYKWHDIVKGDIEFEGGNIGGDWVIQKKDGYPTYNFAVVIDDHLMEISHVIRGDDHIANTPKQLMVYEALGWEAPEFGHMTLIINSETGKKLSKRDTNTLQFIEDYRKKGYMPEAVFNFIALLGWNPGGEDEIFSREELIKLFDENRLSKSPAAFDQKKMDWMSNEYIKNADFDTIFAMAKPFLEEAGRLTDKAEKLVELYKPQMKSVDEIIPLTDLFFEDFPELTDAEKEFMAGETVPTVLEAFKAKLEAMSDEDFKSENIFPQIKAVQKETGIKGKNLFMPIRIAVSGEMHGPELPDTIYLLGREKSIEHIENMLNSLK, via the coding sequence TGTTATCCGTATCGAAGATACTGACCGTAAACGTCATGTCGAAGACGGTGAACGTTCACAATTGGAAAACCTTAAATGGTTGGGAATGGATTGGGACGAAAGCCCACAAACTCATGAAAAATATCGCCAATCAGAACGTTTGGACATTTACCAAAAATACATTGACCAATTGTTGGCAGAAGGTAAAGCTTACAAATCATACGTTACTGAAGAAGAATTAGCGGCAGAACGTGAACGCCAAGAAGCTGCTGGTGAAACACCTCGTTATATCAACGAATTCCTTGGTATGTCAGAAGACGAAAAAGCTGCTTATATCGCAGAACGTGAAGCTAAAGGAATCGTTCCAACTGTTCGTTTGGCTGTTAACGAATCAGGCATTTACAAATGGCATGATATCGTTAAAGGCGACATCGAATTTGAAGGTGGCAACATCGGTGGTGACTGGGTTATCCAGAAAAAAGATGGTTACCCAACATACAACTTCGCCGTTGTTATTGATGACCATTTGATGGAAATTTCTCATGTTATCCGTGGGGATGACCATATTGCAAACACACCAAAACAATTGATGGTTTACGAAGCACTTGGTTGGGAAGCACCAGAATTCGGTCACATGACATTGATTATCAACTCTGAAACTGGTAAAAAATTGTCAAAACGTGATACAAATACCCTTCAATTTATCGAAGACTACCGTAAAAAAGGTTACATGCCAGAAGCAGTCTTTAACTTTATCGCTCTTCTTGGTTGGAATCCTGGTGGTGAAGACGAAATCTTCTCACGTGAAGAATTAATCAAACTCTTTGATGAAAATCGTTTGAGCAAATCTCCAGCTGCCTTTGACCAAAAGAAAATGGACTGGATGAGCAACGAATACATCAAGAATGCTGATTTTGATACAATCTTTGCAATGGCGAAACCATTCTTGGAAGAAGCTGGTCGTTTGACTGATAAAGCAGAAAAATTGGTTGAACTTTATAAACCACAAATGAAATCTGTTGACGAAATCATTCCATTGACTGACTTGTTCTTCGAAGATTTCCCAGAATTGACAGATGCTGAAAAAGAATTCATGGCTGGTGAAACCGTTCCAACAGTTCTTGAAGCTTTCAAAGCTAAACTTGAAGCGATGAGTGACGAAGATTTCAAATCAGAAAATATCTTCCCACAAATCAAAGCTGTTCAAAAAGAAACTGGTATCAAAGGTAAAAACCTCTTTATGCCAATTCGTATCGCTGTTTCAGGTGAAATGCACGGTCCAGAACTTCCAGATACTATCTACCTTCTTGGTCGTGAAAAATCAATTGAACACATCGAAAATATGCTTAACAGCTTGAAATAA